The genomic segment CAGCGGGAGCTGCAACGGGTGCAATCACTTCTTCCACAGGAGCGACCACGGACACAACCACGGGGTTTGGCTTGCCGTGAGTCACAGCAACAGTTCCCTTGGGCATAGCCAGATCGTTCACGTGCAAGGACTTGCCCTTCACCAGACCGCTCAGGTCCACAGCGATGAATTCAGGCAGGTCGGCAGGCAAGCAAGCCACTTCCAGCTCGGTGATCACGTGGTTGATCAAGCAGGAATCGGTCTTCACTGCAGGCGAGTTTTCCTGGCCGCTGAAGTGCAAAGGAACGCGCATGCTCAGCTTGGTGTTGGCTTCCACGCGTTGGAAGTCAATGTGCAGGATCAATTGCTTGTAGGGGTGCATTTGCACGTCGCGCAACAGAACCTTGCTTTCCTTGCCGTTGAATTCCATGTCCAGGATAGTGGAGTGGAAAGCTTCTTTCTTGATGGCGTGCCACAAAGCATTGTGATCCAGCTCAACCAAGAGGGGTTCGCCAGTGCCACCGTAAACGATGCCAGGTGTACGACCGGTAACGCGGAGACGGCGGCTCGCACCCGTGCCCTGCTTAGCGCGCTCAAAAGCGACAAATTTCATATTCAACTCCTAAAAGAGTCCACCGCGACCAGTGTGACTCCGACTTTA from the Rhodoferax potami genome contains:
- a CDS encoding 50S ribosomal protein L25/general stress protein Ctc: MKFVAFERAKQGTGASRRLRVTGRTPGIVYGGTGEPLLVELDHNALWHAIKKEAFHSTILDMEFNGKESKVLLRDVQMHPYKQLILHIDFQRVEANTKLSMRVPLHFSGQENSPAVKTDSCLINHVITELEVACLPADLPEFIAVDLSGLVKGKSLHVNDLAMPKGTVAVTHGKPNPVVVSVVAPVEEVIAPVAAPAADAKGKKGKK